Below is a window of Aerosakkonema funiforme FACHB-1375 DNA.
CGTTGGGTTGCGTTCCGATCCAATTCCAGCCAAGAAACAGCAAACGATCGAACTTTACGAACAAGGTCGCGAGTTATATCTCCAGCGCAACTTCGATCTGGCATTGCAAAAGTTTGATGCAGTGCTAGCGATCGACAGTCACGATAAAGCAGCTCTGTTGCATCAGCAGCGTTGTCGCAGCTGGATGAATACCACCCTACCAGATGACTGGGATGGTATCGAAACGCTTACCGAAAAATAGGCGAGCTGGTTTGAGCGAATCGCCTATTCTCAGTTGGGAATTGGGCAATTGGGAAAAAGCTGATTATTCATCCCAAATCCGCTTTGATGACCGCCTTTATCTCGCTCGGCTGTTGTAGAGACCTTTCATGAAGTCTCTACAATGAAATGGCCAAAAATTAAAGGGGGTAACAAACCCGGATTTGGGATCGTAGGGCTTACGCAAATAAACCCTGTTTCCAGACTTATGTCTTAAAGAAACGCGATGTGGAACGTAAGTCCTAGAATTAATAACTCATAACTTCCCGACGCCCGACGCTTTTACCGCGCCACCTCGTCCTCAGTCTCTACGCTCAACTACAATTAAGCTTCTTCTTCTTCTTCTCCTCCTTCAGTATCCGCATCTCGGTCAAGTTGAATCAAACGAATGTGCTTGTATCCGAGCCGAATTTCAAACTCATCACCTGGCTTTAATCCCATTGCCTGGGTGTAAGCAGATCCGATCACAATTTGACCGTTCTTATGTACGCTCACCCGGTAAGTCGCTTCGCGACCGCGACCATCTTTCTCACTTTCTGGCTCTAAAGCAATGCCTTTAGCTGCCAGTACAGCATCGTAAAAGTCTGTCAGATTGACGCGGACTTGGTTACTTTTGGTCGTGGTGTAGTAGCCACAAGCCTTAGCGGTTTCCCGGCGCGATAGATGGGAAAGTTCTTTGACTTTTTGAAGTAGAGCTTTCCCTGATAATGGCGCTGTTGCAGTTTCAGCCATAAAATTGCCTCTGACTAAATTTCACTTCTTTTGCATTATTGAACCATATACCATTGTTCATTAAACATCAACTACTGCGGTGAATTCTTTTCTCTGTTGTTAAAACTTATCATTTTCGCCAAGACCGCTCTCTAAGTAATCTTGGCCAAGCGCTTAGGCATTTAACAGTGTAATGACGGCGAGGGAAGCCAGAGAATTTTTTTGTAGCTTGTTGAGGATGAGTGGCGATCGCACGGATGGTGAGGGGAGAATAAGTGGAATTGGGCTGCTGTTGAACTCGCCGATCCCAGTGGCGAGCGCTCTTTTTCGCATAGGTAATCGTAGCTCGTGCGGCGACTTTCCTATGTTCTTGTTGAGGAATCCTCTCCCACTTCACAAGTAACGCCGAGTTGCCTTCACGCCATAATGGATGGGGGCAGCACAAGCGCAGAGGAGATCTACCAGCAGAGGGAAAAGAGTATTGGCTAGGAATGCAACTTGGTATCACTGCGAAACATTCCGATACGCTCTTTCTTCTCAAATGGAAATTCCGATTCTCGTTAAAATTTCCCCAACAGGGAACGGGAACCGTAAAAAAGGATATTTATTTTAC
It encodes the following:
- a CDS encoding AbrB family transcriptional regulator, which encodes MAETATAPLSGKALLQKVKELSHLSRRETAKACGYYTTTKSNQVRVNLTDFYDAVLAAKGIALEPESEKDGRGREATYRVSVHKNGQIVIGSAYTQAMGLKPGDEFEIRLGYKHIRLIQLDRDADTEGGEEEEEA